In Bacillus weihaiensis, the genomic stretch TAGATGAATAGTCTCGGAAATTTATCACTTGAAACTCTACAGCTTTCTTTTCCTGCGCTTTCTTTAAAATAGATGAATGTAATATCCCATTAAACATTTCAGGAAAAAGTGTTAAAAAATCAATTCTCATTCGTCTAATAACCCTTCCATAGGCGTAATCACTATCTTCTTGTTTTCTATATCAATTTCCTTAACGATATCATCAATATATGGAATTAAGATGTCCTTTCCTTGTTTTCTTTGAACAACCCATACATCGTTGGCACCTGTTGCAAGGATTTCTTTCACTTTACCAATTTCTTGTCCCTCATCAGTATACATTGTACAACCGATAATTTCATGGAAGTAATACTCCCCTTCTTCCAGCTCTGTTAATTGGTCTTCTGTAATTTTTAAAACTGCCCCTTTATAGCCTTCAACTTCTTCAATAGAATGTAGCCCTTTAAAGGTTAACAAGTCAAAATTTTTATGCGTACGATGATTTTCAATTACAACTTCTGTTGGCTCTTTGCTTCCTTCTTTGAATATGTATAATATATTTCCTGGTTCGTACCGCTCTTGTGCAAAATCTGTCTTAGAGATAACTCTCACTTCACCTCTAACTCCATGTGTATTCACTATTTTTCCAACATTAAACCATTGTTCTGACATTTTTATCACCTCAGACGTATTTGATCAATGATACCATCTTTAATGACAATCGTTTTCTCCTTCATTAGCTCTTCCCAATTGTCACCAACATTTATATCAATGATTGCTTCTATCTCCGTTTCTTTCAGCTCACTACCCAATGGAAGTGTATGTACTTGTTTTAATTGAAATTCAACCACTTTAATCTTTTCTTTACGTTTATCAATTTCCTTTAAGAATTGGGAAGATAACTGTTTACTTACTTTTTCATTCTTCTTGTATTCAAAATATAATTGATCACATTCTTGCTCAAGCCTACTTTTCTTTAGTTCGAATTGATCCACTAACGCTTGCTTACTTGTTTCAGTTATTATTTGTTTAACTGCAACATGGTGGAGTATCTTCACTTATTGTTCCTCCCCTATTCAAGCTTTATAGTAGAAAAACTTGGGTTTAAAACAGGCATGACAGAAACCTTAGTTTTTCTTTTTATATTCCCCATAAAGGTTATCTTTAAGTTTTAAGTTCGTATTATCATTATTGTCTTTAGCTTCATTCTCTCACAACATATACCTGTTAAGCTATTGTAGACGATAGAATTCATCATCCTATTAAGTCTAAAATCTTAAAGTAGCTTGAACAGCCTTAGGCAAATAAGATGTTCTAAAATTAAAAATTGTTTTTTACCTCTTATATATATAGTAGCTTATGACATCAAGCAAGTCTAAGGGCGCGACGTCGTGTAACAACCTCTATACTTGTTTACCTATTAGTGCTTCGGGGGATAGACATTTAATTTCACCCACCAAAAGTCAGATTACTGGAGCTGGAAGTTGAAACGTAAACGTTTATACACATCCGATGCATCTTTTATTTCCTAAGAATGTACAAAAAAGGTGAGGAATCCTCCTCACCTTTTTCAGTCGTTAATTTCAAGTTGAATTCTTTTAGATGAATTAGATCCCGCTGCATATACAACAGTACGAATTGCTTTTGCTATACGTCCTTGCTTCCCAATCACTTTCCCAACGTCGTCTTTATGAACTGATAAACGATATGTTAGTTGATTTTCCTTCTCCAGCTCCGTAATTTCTATATGATCTGGTGAATCAACAAGCGGTTTAACAATTGCTTCGATTAACTCCTTCATCTTAAGACCAGTCATTACTTGCTATTTTTTGCGTTATGGAATTTTTCCATAATGCCTTGTTTAGAGAACAAGTTACGAACTGTATCAGATGGTTTAGCACCATCCTGCATCCATTTTAATGCTAACTCTTCATTGATTTTAACTTCTGCAGGTTGAACTACTGGATTGTAAGTTCCAACTACTTCGATGTCACGTCCATCACGTGGTGAACGAGAATCTGCTACTACAATACGATAAAAAGGAGATTTTTTTGCTCCCATACGTTTTAAACGAATTTTAACTGCCATTTATAAAGCACCTCCGAAAATGTTTCAACAAGATAGTATATTATCAAATAAATAATGTGATGTAAAGGTTTTTTTCTTGTCAGAAGAAAATTCCTTTGGAAATTTGTTTTTTTAGACAAATATTTCGCCTAAAAACAGGATTTCACCCTACATAAAAGGGAACTTCATACCCTTTTTCTTTCCTTTAGTCATAGATGTCATTTGTTTCATCATTTTTTTCATATCTTCAAACTGCTTTAAAAGTCGGTTGACCTCTTGAACAGACGTACCGCTTCCTTTTGCAATTCGTTTCTTACGAGATGCATTCATCATTTCAGGATTAATTTTCTCAGCAGAAGTCATTGATTTAATAATCGCTTCAACATGACTAATCTGCTTTTCATCAACCTGTAGGTTTTTTAACCCCTTCATTTTGTTAGCACCAGGTAACATACCTATGATGTCCTCTAAGGGACCCATATTCCTTACTTGACCTAATTGTTCAAGAAAATCATCAAATGTAAAGGATGCTGTTCGCATTTTTTGTTCTAACTCTTTCGCCTTTTCAGCGTCAACATTTGTTTGTGCCTTTTCGATAAGAGATAAAACATCACCCATCCCTAAAATACGTGAAGCCATTCGTTCAGGATGGAAAGCTTCAATTGCATCAAGTTTTTCACCTAAACCAACAAACTTAATAGGCGTATCAGTAACAGAACGGATTGATAAAGCAGCTCCACCACGTGTATCTCCATCTAATTTCGTTAAGACTACCCCAGTAAGTCCCAGTAAATCATTAAAGCTTTTAGCAACATTTACTGCATCTTGACCAGTCATAGCATCAACTACTAAGAAGATTTCATCTGGTTGTGTAACTTCTTTTACCTTTTCTAATTCTTCCATCAAGTTTTCATCAATATGAAGACGACCAGCTGTATCAATTAAAACATAATCATGATGCTCAGCTTTTGCGTAATCTAGTGCTTTGGTCGCAATTTCAACTGGACTAACTTGATCACCTAACGAAAATACAGGCATATCCAACTGTTTACCTAAAGTTTCAAGCTGTTTTATTGCAGCAGGACGGTAAATATCAGCTGCAACGAGTAATGGACTACGATTATGCTTTTTACGTAAAAGATTAGCTAGTTTTCCAGTAGTAGTGGTTTTACCTGCACCTTGAAGACCAACCATCATAATAACAGTTGGTGGACGTTTTCCAACAGCAATTTTGCTTTGTTCCCCACCCATTAGTTCAGCCAGCTCTTCTTTTACAACT encodes the following:
- a CDS encoding YlqD family protein; amino-acid sequence: MKILHHVAVKQIITETSKQALVDQFELKKSRLEQECDQLYFEYKKNEKVSKQLSSQFLKEIDKRKEKIKVVEFQLKQVHTLPLGSELKETEIEAIIDINVGDNWEELMKEKTIVIKDGIIDQIRLR
- the ffh gene encoding signal recognition particle protein; protein product: MAFEGLADRLQNTMAKIRGKGKVTEADVKEMMREVRLALLEADVNFKVVKDFIKRVSERAVGQEVMKSLTPGQQVIKVVKEELAELMGGEQSKIAVGKRPPTVIMMVGLQGAGKTTTTGKLANLLRKKHNRSPLLVAADIYRPAAIKQLETLGKQLDMPVFSLGDQVSPVEIATKALDYAKAEHHDYVLIDTAGRLHIDENLMEELEKVKEVTQPDEIFLVVDAMTGQDAVNVAKSFNDLLGLTGVVLTKLDGDTRGGAALSIRSVTDTPIKFVGLGEKLDAIEAFHPERMASRILGMGDVLSLIEKAQTNVDAEKAKELEQKMRTASFTFDDFLEQLGQVRNMGPLEDIIGMLPGANKMKGLKNLQVDEKQISHVEAIIKSMTSAEKINPEMMNASRKKRIAKGSGTSVQEVNRLLKQFEDMKKMMKQMTSMTKGKKKGMKFPFM
- the rpsP gene encoding 30S ribosomal protein S16 codes for the protein MAVKIRLKRMGAKKSPFYRIVVADSRSPRDGRDIEVVGTYNPVVQPAEVKINEELALKWMQDGAKPSDTVRNLFSKQGIMEKFHNAKNSK
- a CDS encoding KH domain-containing protein, whose amino-acid sequence is MKELIEAIVKPLVDSPDHIEITELEKENQLTYRLSVHKDDVGKVIGKQGRIAKAIRTVVYAAGSNSSKRIQLEIND
- the rimM gene encoding ribosome maturation factor RimM (Essential for efficient processing of 16S rRNA); this translates as MSEQWFNVGKIVNTHGVRGEVRVISKTDFAQERYEPGNILYIFKEGSKEPTEVVIENHRTHKNFDLLTFKGLHSIEEVEGYKGAVLKITEDQLTELEEGEYYFHEIIGCTMYTDEGQEIGKVKEILATGANDVWVVQRKQGKDILIPYIDDIVKEIDIENKKIVITPMEGLLDE